One genomic window of Caballeronia sp. SBC1 includes the following:
- the metE gene encoding 5-methyltetrahydropteroyltriglutamate--homocysteine S-methyltransferase, which yields MVTTHNLGFPRIGAKRELKFAQESYWKGQSSRDELTGLGAQLRQRHWENQAGLDHVPVGDFSFYDQVLDTSFMLGNIPERVRGFDGDPLDNYFRVARGRSAHDSACSCGVQAGEMTKWFDTNYHYIVPEFSASTEFALDASRVLDQLAQARKLGVKAKPVIIGPVTYLWLGKAKDDSDKLALLPRLLPVYAALLEQLAAQGVEWVQIDEPALVTELDATWQQAFVTAYEALKGSKAKLLLTTYFGQLRDNLKIACKLQVQGLHIDAINARAEVEQVLAQLPADKVLSLGVINGRNIWKSDLSAVLEWLEPIHQTLQNRLWIAPSCSLLHVPVDLASEQKLDNEIQSWLAFAFQKLDELKVLAYALNDGRQSVQAALADNEAAIQSRRSSPRVHNPAVKAAVAKIDAALGRRSSAYLQRATKQSALLRLPAYPTTTIGSFPQTAEIRQARSQFKTGELDDAGYRAVMHREITRSVREQEALGLDVLVHGEAERNDMVEYFGEQLDGYAFSQFGWVQSYGSRCVKPPILFGDISRPKAMTVEWIKYAQSQTAKPMKGMLTGPVTILNWSFVRDDQPRSVSCHQLALAIREEVLDLEKAGVRVIQIDEAALREGLPLRNSQWNEYLQWAVESFRITANGVQDETQIHTHMCYSEFNDIIASIADMDADVITIETSRSDMELLDAFDNFNYPNEIGPGVYDIHSPNIPSQEHIVRLMRKAAERIPADRLWVNPDCGLKTRAWDEVIPALKNMVAAAKTLRASV from the coding sequence ATGGTCACGACGCACAATCTGGGTTTCCCCCGCATCGGCGCAAAACGCGAACTGAAATTCGCGCAGGAAAGTTATTGGAAGGGCCAGTCGTCACGCGACGAACTGACCGGCTTGGGCGCTCAACTGCGCCAGCGGCATTGGGAAAACCAGGCCGGCCTCGACCATGTGCCCGTCGGCGATTTCTCGTTCTACGACCAGGTGCTCGACACGAGCTTCATGCTGGGCAACATCCCGGAACGCGTCCGCGGTTTTGACGGCGACCCGCTGGACAATTATTTCCGCGTCGCGCGTGGCCGCTCCGCGCATGATTCGGCTTGCAGTTGCGGTGTGCAAGCGGGTGAGATGACCAAGTGGTTCGATACGAACTATCACTACATCGTGCCTGAATTCAGCGCTTCGACTGAATTTGCACTCGATGCGTCGCGCGTGCTCGATCAGCTGGCACAGGCTCGCAAGCTCGGCGTGAAAGCCAAGCCGGTCATCATTGGCCCCGTGACGTATCTGTGGCTTGGTAAGGCCAAGGACGACTCTGACAAGCTCGCGTTGTTGCCGCGCTTGTTGCCGGTCTATGCAGCGTTGCTTGAACAACTGGCGGCGCAAGGTGTGGAGTGGGTGCAGATCGACGAGCCTGCGCTGGTCACGGAGCTCGACGCCACGTGGCAGCAAGCGTTCGTCACGGCCTATGAGGCGTTGAAGGGTTCGAAGGCCAAGCTGCTGCTGACCACTTACTTTGGACAGTTGCGGGACAACCTGAAAATCGCGTGCAAGTTGCAGGTTCAGGGTTTGCATATCGATGCGATCAACGCACGTGCCGAAGTTGAGCAAGTGCTCGCGCAGTTGCCTGCGGACAAGGTGCTGTCGCTTGGTGTCATCAATGGCCGGAACATCTGGAAGAGCGACCTGAGCGCCGTGTTGGAGTGGCTGGAACCCATTCACCAGACATTACAGAATCGCTTGTGGATTGCGCCGTCGTGCTCGTTGTTGCACGTGCCGGTTGATCTGGCCAGCGAGCAGAAGCTCGATAACGAAATTCAATCCTGGCTCGCTTTCGCATTTCAGAAGCTCGACGAATTGAAGGTGCTGGCATATGCGCTAAACGACGGACGTCAGTCGGTGCAAGCCGCGCTCGCTGACAATGAAGCTGCAATCCAGAGCCGCCGTTCGTCCCCGCGCGTTCACAACCCGGCGGTCAAGGCGGCGGTTGCGAAAATCGATGCAGCGCTTGGCCGTCGCTCAAGCGCTTACCTGCAACGTGCCACGAAGCAGTCGGCCTTGTTGAGGCTGCCGGCGTACCCTACAACGACTATCGGCTCGTTCCCGCAGACCGCCGAGATTCGTCAGGCTCGCAGCCAGTTCAAAACCGGCGAACTGGACGACGCCGGCTACAGGGCCGTCATGCACCGCGAGATCACGCGTAGCGTGCGTGAACAGGAAGCGTTGGGGCTGGACGTACTCGTACACGGCGAAGCCGAGCGCAACGACATGGTCGAGTACTTCGGTGAACAGCTCGACGGCTACGCGTTCAGCCAGTTTGGCTGGGTGCAGTCCTACGGTTCGCGCTGCGTGAAGCCGCCTATCCTCTTCGGCGATATCAGCCGCCCGAAGGCGATGACTGTGGAGTGGATCAAGTACGCTCAATCGCAGACCGCCAAGCCTATGAAAGGCATGCTGACCGGCCCGGTCACCATCCTGAACTGGTCGTTCGTTCGCGACGACCAGCCGCGTTCGGTGTCGTGCCATCAGTTGGCGCTGGCTATTCGCGAAGAAGTGCTGGATCTGGAAAAAGCCGGTGTGCGTGTGATTCAGATCGACGAGGCAGCGCTGCGTGAAGGGTTGCCGTTGCGCAATTCGCAGTGGAACGAATACCTGCAGTGGGCGGTTGAATCGTTCCGCATCACGGCGAACGGCGTGCAGGACGAAACGCAGATTCACACGCATATGTGCTATTCGGAGTTCAACGACATCATTGCGTCGATCGCTGACATGGACGCCGACGTGATCACGATCGAGACATCGCGTTCGGACATGGAGTTGCTGGATGCCTTCGACAACTTCAACTACCCGAACGAGATTGGACCGGGCGTGTACGACATTCACTCGCCGAATATCCCGAGCCAGGAGCACATTGTGCGTTTGATGCGCAAAGCGGCTGAGCGTATTCCGGCAGACCGGTTGTGGGTCAATCCGGATTGCGGCTTGAAGACGCGTGCGTGGGATGAGGTGATCCCCGCGCTCAAGAACATGGTCGCCGCGGCAAAGACGTTGCGCGCGAGCGTGTGA
- a CDS encoding GntR family transcriptional regulator, translated as MVDTKTPAGPAKSASNLAAQIYTRLKADIFDFRLLPGDKFSEGDIATRMQVSRTPVRQALFWLQHEGYVDVYFKSGWQVRAFDFKYFEDLYEVRVMMETSAIARIVALDAMDRLDTLRETWCISAERYLTDSTVVAALDEAFHIRIVAAVGNEEMARIHQDVTERIRIIRRLDFTKAPRIDATYREHAAILSAIFAKDVSGAQEMIRGHIAERQAEVKRITHHMLHSARERYASQDDS; from the coding sequence ATGGTGGATACGAAGACGCCCGCGGGTCCGGCGAAAAGTGCCAGCAATCTCGCGGCACAAATCTATACGCGACTGAAGGCAGATATTTTCGATTTCCGGCTGCTGCCGGGCGACAAATTCAGCGAAGGCGACATTGCCACACGCATGCAGGTGAGCCGGACACCGGTTCGCCAGGCGCTGTTTTGGCTGCAGCATGAAGGATACGTTGACGTGTACTTTAAAAGCGGCTGGCAGGTCCGCGCTTTCGATTTCAAATACTTCGAGGACCTGTATGAAGTGCGGGTCATGATGGAGACCTCTGCCATTGCCCGGATCGTCGCTCTCGATGCAATGGACAGGCTCGATACGTTACGCGAGACATGGTGCATATCGGCCGAGCGCTACCTCACTGACTCGACAGTCGTGGCAGCGCTCGATGAAGCCTTTCACATCCGCATTGTCGCGGCGGTAGGCAACGAGGAGATGGCGCGCATTCACCAGGACGTGACGGAGCGCATACGGATCATCCGGCGCCTGGATTTTACGAAGGCACCCCGTATTGACGCCACATACCGGGAGCATGCTGCAATCCTTTCGGCGATCTTCGCAAAGGACGTCTCCGGTGCACAGGAGATGATCCGTGGGCACATCGCGGAAAGGCAGGCCGAAGTGAAGCGCATCACGCATCACATGCTCCATTCCGCGCGCGAGCGTTACGCCAGTCAGGATGATTCGTAG
- the urtA gene encoding urea ABC transporter substrate-binding protein, translating into MKKREFLKVASAAGVAGVVGKIPSAFAQSDKGPIKVGVLHSLSGTMAISETSLKDTALMTIAQINASGGVLGRQLEPVVVDPASNWPLFAEKARQLISQDKVAVTFGCWTSVSRKSVLPVFEELNGLLFYPVQYEGEEMSRNVFYTGAAPNQQAIPATEYLMSKEGGGAKRFFLLGTDYVYPRTTNKILRAFLHSKGVKDDDIQEVYTPFGHADYQTIVANIKTFSQGGKTCVISTVNGDSNVPFYKELGNQGLKATDVPVVAFSVGEEELRGIDTKPLVGNLAAWNYFMSLKNPENTKFKAMFADWVKKNNLPGGDKRVTNDPMEATFVGIHMWKQAAEKAKSVDVDKIRVAMVGQKFAAPSGFTLEMDGNHHLHKPVMIGEVRGDGQFNVVWRTKTAIRAQPWSPYISGNEGKPDVVSSIPDFLRRRRVA; encoded by the coding sequence ATGAAAAAGCGCGAGTTCCTGAAGGTCGCATCGGCAGCGGGGGTTGCAGGCGTAGTTGGCAAGATCCCTTCGGCTTTCGCTCAAAGCGACAAAGGCCCCATCAAAGTGGGCGTATTGCACTCCCTGTCCGGCACGATGGCGATCTCGGAAACATCGCTCAAGGACACGGCGCTGATGACCATTGCGCAGATCAATGCGAGCGGTGGCGTGCTTGGTCGTCAACTTGAACCGGTCGTGGTCGACCCCGCCTCCAACTGGCCGCTCTTCGCCGAGAAGGCGCGTCAACTGATCTCGCAAGACAAGGTCGCGGTGACCTTTGGCTGCTGGACATCGGTGTCGCGTAAATCGGTGTTGCCGGTGTTCGAGGAACTCAACGGCCTGCTGTTCTACCCGGTGCAGTACGAAGGCGAAGAAATGTCGCGCAACGTGTTCTACACGGGCGCAGCACCTAACCAGCAAGCCATCCCCGCCACCGAATACCTGATGAGCAAGGAAGGCGGCGGCGCCAAGCGCTTCTTCCTGCTGGGCACCGACTACGTGTATCCGCGCACGACCAACAAGATCCTGCGCGCGTTCCTGCACTCGAAGGGCGTGAAGGACGACGACATTCAGGAGGTCTACACACCGTTCGGCCACGCGGACTATCAGACCATCGTGGCTAACATCAAGACGTTCTCGCAAGGGGGCAAGACCTGCGTGATCTCGACGGTGAACGGGGACTCGAACGTGCCGTTCTACAAAGAACTCGGCAATCAAGGGCTCAAGGCCACCGACGTGCCGGTGGTCGCGTTCTCGGTGGGCGAAGAGGAACTGCGCGGTATCGATACAAAACCGCTGGTCGGCAATCTTGCCGCATGGAACTACTTCATGTCGCTGAAGAACCCGGAGAACACGAAGTTCAAGGCCATGTTTGCCGACTGGGTCAAGAAGAACAACCTGCCGGGCGGCGACAAGCGCGTGACGAACGACCCGATGGAAGCGACCTTTGTCGGCATCCATATGTGGAAGCAGGCGGCGGAGAAAGCAAAGAGCGTCGATGTCGACAAGATTCGCGTGGCCATGGTCGGCCAGAAGTTTGCGGCGCCTTCGGGCTTTACGCTTGAGATGGATGGGAACCACCATCTGCACAAGCCGGTGATGATTGGTGAGGTACGCGGCGACGGCCAATTCAATGTCGTGTGGCGCACGAAGACCGCGATCCGCGCGCAACCGTGGAGCCCGTACATTTCGGGCAACGAAGGCAAGCCGGATGTGGTGAGTTCGATTCCGGATTTTCTGCGCCGCCGCCGCGTGGCTTAA
- the urtB gene encoding urea ABC transporter permease subunit UrtB: protein MTDSILRFARRGLCAMLIACMPLAAFAALTADDLAPLAADDFDAKSAAIDKLIANADAPSIAVLNALSDGSLVATDAGKVLIQTDDGNKDPLTNKVVEAPDAQPVTLNNLLRSKVSGALSGLQLASPDIATRRAAVDELLKNSDPSIKPLVDKARAKETDPTLKKRLDTLWATTALHDTDANKRLEAVQLVAARHDLDMNELLRPIVVKNADGTFAEPDARVRAAAQAGIEELDSIQRRGEIVGTIFAGLSLGSVLLLAALGLAITYGLIGVINMAHGEFLMIGAYATYVVQNLVQHYAPGAFNWYPLFAVPVSFAAAALVGIVLERLVLKHLYGRPLETLLTTFGISLILIQATRTIFGAQNVQVTNPSWMSGGVSVMQNLILPYNRLTILGFSLVVVLLAWVVLTKTRLGLFVRAVTQNRRMAACVGVKTARVDSYAFAFGAGIAGLGGCALSQIGNIGPDLGQSYIIDSFMTVVLGGVGQLAGTVIGGFGLGLVSKTIEPFWGAVLAKIAVLVLIVLFIQKRPQGMFALKGRSAEV, encoded by the coding sequence ATGACTGATTCGATTCTTCGCTTCGCTCGCCGTGGCCTCTGCGCGATGCTGATTGCGTGCATGCCGCTGGCCGCATTTGCGGCTCTTACGGCTGACGATCTCGCGCCGCTTGCGGCCGACGACTTCGACGCCAAATCCGCCGCCATCGATAAGCTGATCGCCAACGCGGATGCTCCTTCAATCGCCGTGTTGAACGCGCTCTCCGATGGCTCGTTGGTCGCCACCGACGCCGGCAAGGTTCTGATCCAGACCGACGACGGCAACAAGGACCCGCTCACCAACAAGGTCGTGGAAGCGCCGGATGCGCAACCGGTCACGCTGAACAATCTGTTGCGCTCGAAGGTATCGGGTGCGTTATCGGGCTTGCAGCTGGCATCGCCCGATATTGCTACGCGCCGCGCGGCCGTTGATGAATTGCTGAAGAACTCGGATCCGTCGATCAAGCCATTAGTCGATAAAGCCCGCGCCAAGGAGACCGATCCGACGCTGAAAAAGCGCCTCGACACGCTCTGGGCCACCACCGCTTTACACGATACCGACGCCAACAAACGCCTTGAAGCCGTGCAACTCGTCGCCGCGCGTCACGACCTGGATATGAACGAACTGCTGCGCCCGATCGTCGTGAAGAACGCTGACGGTACCTTCGCCGAACCTGATGCCCGCGTGCGCGCAGCAGCACAAGCAGGTATCGAAGAACTGGATTCCATTCAGCGGCGCGGTGAGATTGTTGGCACGATCTTCGCGGGTCTGTCGCTGGGCAGCGTGCTGTTGCTCGCCGCGTTGGGCCTCGCGATCACGTATGGCTTGATCGGTGTGATCAACATGGCGCACGGCGAGTTTCTGATGATTGGCGCATATGCTACGTATGTGGTCCAGAACCTCGTCCAGCACTACGCACCGGGTGCATTCAACTGGTATCCGCTGTTCGCCGTGCCTGTGTCGTTTGCCGCCGCGGCTTTGGTGGGTATCGTGCTCGAACGGCTCGTGTTGAAACATCTCTACGGCCGTCCACTCGAAACGCTGCTGACCACGTTCGGCATCAGCCTGATCCTGATTCAAGCGACGCGCACGATCTTCGGCGCGCAGAACGTGCAGGTGACGAATCCATCGTGGATGAGCGGTGGCGTCTCCGTCATGCAGAACCTGATTCTCCCCTACAACCGTTTGACCATTCTTGGCTTCTCGCTGGTCGTCGTGTTGCTCGCGTGGGTCGTGCTCACCAAGACGCGCCTCGGCCTGTTCGTGCGTGCCGTCACGCAGAACCGCCGGATGGCTGCGTGTGTCGGCGTGAAGACCGCGCGCGTGGATTCGTATGCGTTTGCGTTCGGTGCGGGTATCGCAGGACTGGGCGGTTGTGCGCTTTCGCAGATCGGCAATATTGGGCCGGACCTGGGGCAGAGCTACATCATCGATTCATTCATGACGGTCGTGCTCGGCGGCGTCGGGCAACTGGCGGGAACGGTGATCGGCGGCTTTGGGCTTGGGCTTGTCAGCAAGACGATCGAACCCTTCTGGGGGGCGGTACTCGCGAAGATCGCGGTGCTCGTGCTGATTGTATTGTTCATCCAGAAACGTCCTCAGGGCATGTTTGCCCTGAAGGGCCGCAGCGCAGAGGTTTGA
- the urtC gene encoding urea ABC transporter permease subunit UrtC: MNTPNVSANLDVVPKPDEQARREGFALGLPPRAALLPRNGWIALIAFIIAMGICVPVAALVLPESSTFHLSAYSMTLVGKLMCYAIGALALDLVWGYCGILSLGHALFFALGGYAMGMYLMRSIGREGNYQSDLPDFMVFLDWHKLPWYWQGTEHLWYALLLVIVVPGVLAWVFGFFTFRSRVKGVYLSIITQAMTFAAMLLFYRNETGFGGNNGFTDFKRIAGYPITAASTRTVLFLMTLGVLILAFIAARAIVTSKLGRVVTGVRDGEARLMFLGYSPLAYKLFIWTVSAILCGIAGALYVPQVGIINPNEMSPGNSIEMAIWVAVGGRGTLIGPIIGAFAVNGAKSFFTANFPEYWLFFLGLIFTLVPLLLPNGIMGLIDIALRKKKAGGHSH; this comes from the coding sequence ATGAATACACCAAACGTCTCCGCGAATCTCGACGTCGTGCCAAAACCCGATGAGCAAGCCAGACGCGAAGGGTTTGCGCTGGGCCTGCCGCCGCGTGCGGCGCTCCTTCCCCGCAACGGCTGGATTGCGTTGATCGCGTTCATCATCGCCATGGGTATATGCGTGCCGGTCGCAGCGCTCGTGCTGCCGGAGTCGAGCACGTTCCACCTGAGCGCCTATTCGATGACGCTCGTCGGCAAGCTCATGTGCTACGCGATCGGCGCGCTGGCGCTCGATCTTGTGTGGGGCTATTGCGGCATCCTGAGCCTCGGCCATGCGCTGTTCTTTGCGCTTGGAGGCTACGCGATGGGCATGTACCTGATGCGTTCGATTGGCCGTGAGGGCAACTATCAAAGCGACTTGCCCGACTTCATGGTGTTCCTCGACTGGCACAAGCTGCCTTGGTACTGGCAAGGCACCGAACACCTCTGGTATGCGCTGTTGCTGGTGATTGTTGTGCCCGGCGTGCTTGCCTGGGTGTTCGGCTTCTTCACGTTCCGCTCGCGTGTAAAAGGCGTGTATCTGTCGATCATTACCCAAGCGATGACCTTCGCCGCGATGCTGCTCTTCTATCGCAACGAAACGGGCTTTGGCGGCAACAACGGCTTTACCGATTTCAAGCGTATCGCGGGCTATCCGATCACAGCGGCAAGTACGCGGACCGTGTTGTTTCTCATGACGCTCGGCGTGCTGATCCTGGCGTTTATCGCGGCGCGTGCCATTGTGACTTCGAAGCTTGGGCGGGTGGTGACAGGCGTGCGCGATGGCGAAGCGCGGTTGATGTTCCTCGGCTATAGCCCGCTCGCATACAAGCTTTTTATCTGGACCGTGTCAGCCATTCTGTGTGGCATTGCAGGCGCGTTATACGTGCCGCAAGTGGGCATCATCAACCCGAACGAGATGTCTCCGGGCAACTCCATCGAGATGGCGATCTGGGTGGCCGTGGGCGGACGGGGAACCTTGATCGGGCCGATCATCGGCGCGTTTGCGGTGAATGGTGCGAAGAGTTTTTTTACGGCGAACTTCCCTGAATACTGGCTGTTCTTCCTGGGCCTGATCTTTACGCTCGTGCCCTTGCTGCTGCCGAACGGAATCATGGGCCTTATCGATATCGCGCTGCGCAAGAAGAAAGCAGGAGGACATTCACATTGA
- the urtD gene encoding urea ABC transporter ATP-binding protein UrtD: protein MPEINERNQNGITGLGHVLEPGEIDVSHGTILYLEDVTVSFDGFRALNKLTLSIEVGELRCVIGPNGAGKTTMMDVITGKTRPDSGKVFLGQTFDLTRMSEPVIARTGIGRKFQKPTVFENHPVWENLELAMKTDKGWLASLRSKLDREAQARIEETLELIHLEADATRSAGELSHGQKQRLEIGMLLMQQPALLLLDEPAAGMTDHETMQLAELLNKLRGTCSMMVVEHDMEFVAALSGDTGRVTVMAEGSVLAHGTLDEVKRNEKVIESYLGR from the coding sequence CTGCCTGAAATCAACGAACGTAATCAAAACGGCATCACGGGTCTGGGCCACGTGCTGGAACCGGGCGAGATCGATGTCTCGCACGGCACTATCCTGTATCTCGAAGACGTGACCGTCAGCTTCGATGGTTTCCGCGCGCTGAACAAGCTGACGCTGTCCATTGAGGTGGGCGAACTGCGCTGCGTGATCGGACCCAACGGCGCGGGTAAGACCACCATGATGGACGTGATTACCGGCAAGACACGACCCGATTCCGGCAAGGTTTTTCTGGGCCAGACCTTTGACCTGACGCGCATGTCGGAGCCGGTGATTGCGCGCACGGGCATTGGACGCAAGTTCCAGAAGCCGACCGTGTTCGAGAACCATCCGGTGTGGGAAAACCTCGAACTCGCGATGAAAACCGACAAGGGGTGGCTGGCGTCGCTCAGGTCAAAGCTGGATCGGGAAGCACAAGCGAGGATTGAAGAGACGCTGGAACTGATCCATCTTGAAGCCGATGCCACGCGTTCTGCCGGTGAGCTGTCGCACGGGCAGAAGCAGCGGCTGGAGATTGGCATGTTGCTGATGCAGCAACCAGCGCTTCTGTTACTCGATGAACCCGCCGCCGGCATGACGGACCATGAAACCATGCAGCTCGCGGAATTGCTCAACAAGCTGCGCGGCACCTGTTCGATGATGGTCGTCGAGCACGACATGGAATTCGTCGCAGCGCTCTCGGGTGATACGGGACGCGTGACGGTGATGGCCGAAGGCAGCGTGCTTGCACACGGCACGCTCGACGAAGTGAAGCGCAACGAGAAAGTGATCGAGTCGTACCTCGGCCGTTGA
- the urtE gene encoding urea ABC transporter ATP-binding subunit UrtE — protein MLEVDSLNQFYGGSHILRDVKMTVPDGKLTVLLGRNGVGKTTLLRCLMGVVPTKSGTISWRGAKISSMPTYKRVSSGLAYVPQGRDIFGRLTVEENLLVGAASRKAPSKVPDRIYELFPVLKEMKSRRGGDLSGGQQQQLAIGRALMSEPQLLILDEPTEGIQPSIIQDIGRTLRQLVDEMGMTVLLVEQYYDFARELADRYWVMSRGEIVAGGEGADMEAHGVRELIAV, from the coding sequence ATGCTCGAAGTCGATTCACTCAACCAGTTCTACGGCGGCAGCCACATCCTGCGCGATGTGAAGATGACCGTGCCCGATGGAAAACTCACGGTATTGCTTGGCCGCAATGGCGTGGGCAAGACCACGTTGCTACGCTGCCTGATGGGCGTGGTGCCCACAAAAAGCGGCACGATCTCCTGGCGTGGTGCGAAGATTTCTTCGATGCCCACCTATAAGCGCGTATCGAGCGGCCTGGCTTACGTACCGCAAGGACGGGATATCTTCGGCCGGCTCACGGTTGAAGAAAACTTGCTGGTGGGCGCGGCGAGCCGTAAAGCGCCATCGAAGGTACCAGACCGGATCTATGAACTGTTCCCGGTGCTCAAGGAGATGAAAAGCAGACGCGGCGGCGATCTGTCGGGCGGCCAGCAACAGCAGCTCGCGATCGGCCGGGCGCTGATGAGCGAACCACAACTGCTGATCCTCGATGAACCGACTGAAGGCATCCAGCCCTCCATCATTCAGGATATCGGGCGCACGTTGCGGCAACTCGTTGATGAAATGGGCATGACAGTGCTGCTCGTCGAACAGTACTACGACTTCGCTCGCGAGCTTGCCGACCGCTACTGGGTGATGAGCCGCGGTGAGATTGTCGCGGGCGGTGAGGGCGCGGACATGGAGGCGCATGGCGTGCGGGAGTTGATCGCGGTTTAA
- a CDS encoding HoxN/HupN/NixA family nickel/cobalt transporter codes for MISQLVQIFNDSGTKVRGKLFGIYGVLIAINVLAWVWALVAFRHHPVLLGTAMLAYGFGLRHAVDADHIAAIDNVTRKLMQEKKRPVAVGFFFSLGHSTVVVLASAGVALATSAMQGRFDRYKEIGGIVGTLVSALFLFAIALMNLIILRSIYKAWRNVRSGGAYVDDDFDLLLADRGFLARIFRPLFRMITRSWQMYPLGFLFGLGFDTATEIGLLGIAATQASQGLSPWAIMVFPVLFSAGMSLIDTLDGHLMLGAYGWAYLKPIRKIYYNMTITLVSVIVAVVIGGIEALGLLADQLKLQGPVWDAIGTLNDNFGTLGFVIIGIFAVSWIVSVLIYRAKRFDELEVSR; via the coding sequence ATGATTTCTCAACTCGTACAAATTTTTAACGACTCAGGCACTAAGGTGCGGGGCAAGCTTTTCGGCATTTATGGGGTATTGATTGCGATCAATGTCCTTGCGTGGGTTTGGGCTCTGGTGGCATTCCGCCACCATCCGGTACTTCTCGGAACTGCAATGCTGGCCTACGGATTCGGGCTGCGTCATGCGGTGGATGCCGACCACATTGCCGCTATCGACAATGTCACGCGCAAGCTCATGCAGGAGAAGAAACGCCCCGTTGCAGTGGGCTTCTTCTTTTCTCTCGGGCACTCGACCGTGGTCGTGCTCGCCTCTGCCGGGGTGGCTCTTGCAACGTCGGCCATGCAGGGACGGTTCGACCGTTACAAGGAAATCGGCGGAATTGTCGGCACGTTGGTGTCGGCGTTATTCCTGTTCGCGATTGCCCTGATGAACCTGATTATCCTGAGGTCGATCTATAAGGCGTGGCGCAACGTCAGGAGCGGCGGTGCTTATGTCGATGACGATTTCGATCTGCTTCTGGCCGATCGCGGATTTCTGGCTCGCATCTTTCGCCCGTTGTTTCGCATGATCACGCGAAGCTGGCAAATGTACCCGCTAGGTTTCCTGTTCGGTCTGGGATTCGATACGGCGACTGAAATTGGTTTGCTTGGCATAGCGGCAACCCAGGCGTCGCAAGGGCTTTCTCCCTGGGCGATCATGGTGTTCCCGGTCCTGTTCAGTGCCGGCATGTCCCTGATAGATACGCTGGACGGTCACCTGATGCTCGGCGCTTACGGATGGGCTTACCTGAAGCCGATCCGGAAAATCTACTACAACATGACCATCACACTGGTGTCCGTCATCGTGGCCGTCGTGATTGGCGGCATAGAAGCGCTTGGGCTGCTCGCAGATCAGTTGAAACTGCAAGGTCCAGTGTGGGATGCCATAGGTACCTTGAACGATAATTTCGGCACGCTGGGCTTTGTGATTATTGGCATTTTCGCCGTTAGCTGGATCGTGTCGGTCCTGATCTATCGTGCAAAACGCTTCGACGAGCTGGAAGTCAGCCGCTAG
- a CDS encoding DUF3717 domain-containing protein: MSVFTILDVERAINYWRELKPAGQDAALCREARVLADAYGQMIFSHADAIDTSSLSSEQIQALTSALDQRGPSG; encoded by the coding sequence ATGAGCGTATTCACTATTCTCGACGTCGAGCGCGCAATCAACTATTGGCGAGAACTGAAGCCGGCCGGTCAGGATGCGGCACTCTGCCGGGAAGCGCGCGTGCTCGCCGATGCTTATGGACAGATGATTTTTTCCCACGCTGACGCGATCGATACATCGTCGCTTAGCAGCGAGCAAATTCAGGCACTGACGAGTGCCCTGGATCAACGCGGTCCTAGCGGCTGA